A window of the Lactuca sativa cultivar Salinas chromosome 5, Lsat_Salinas_v11, whole genome shotgun sequence genome harbors these coding sequences:
- the LOC111892643 gene encoding serine/threonine-protein kinase RIPK, giving the protein MTIKKTAISFLPNCFKIQGSIRPLNKPKKKSAIASHNSFPRISFTDLSSSTISEDISNSLAGSNLHVFTLAELKLITQSFSSSNFLGEGGFGPVHKGFIDDKLRHGLKAQPVAVKLLDLEGLQGHREWLTEVTFLGELRHPHLVKLIGFCCEDEHRLLVYEYMPRGSLENQLFRRYSVSLSWSIRMKIALGAAKGLAFLHEAKKPVIYRDFKASNILLDSDYTAKLSDFGLAKDGPEGDETHVSTRVMGTHGYAAPEYLMTGHLTAASDVYSFGVVLLELLTGRKSMDKSRPNREQNLADWARPQLKCHRKLNRIIDPRLEGQYSEFGLEKAAELAYQCLSHRPKARPNMSTIVKTLEPLVDFNDVQIGPFVYTAPKEEKKESKKDVNGHHHSHNYERNRTKSPLSPHVVHSDPNVHHRSVGLWPSSPMQQQRLKRG; this is encoded by the exons ATGACTATCAAGAAAACAGCAATATCATTCTTGCCAAATTGTTTCAAGATTCAAGGATCAATTCGTCCATTGAATAAACCCAAAAAGAAATCCGCTATTGCATCTCATAACTCTTTCCCGAGGATCTCTTTTACGGATTTAAGCAGCTCTACGATCTCCGAGGATATATCAAATTCACTCGCTGGTTCTAATCTCCATGTGTTCACCCTAGCCGAGCTTAAGTTAATCACACAATCGTTTTCTTCATCGAATTTCTTGGGTGAAGGTGGGTTCGGACCAGTTCATAAAGGGTTCATTGATGATAAACTTCGGCATGGTTTGAAGGCTCAGCCTGTGGCTGTTAAGCTccttgatttggaagggttacaAGGCCATAGAGAATGGCTG ACGGAAGTGACATTTCTTGGAGAATTGAGACACCCGCATTTGGTGAAGTTGATAGGATTCTGCTGCGAAGATGAACACAGGCTACTTGTCTACGAGTACATGCCACGAGGCAGTTTAGAGAATCAACTCTTTCGAA GGTATTCAGTGTCACTCTCATGGTCGATAAGAATGAAAATCGCATTAGGCGCCGCGAAAGGGCTTGCGTTTCTTCACGAAGCGAAAAAGCCTGTTATATATCGTGATTTCAAagcatcaaatatattattaGATTCT GATTATACAGCTAAACTTTCGGACTTTGGACTTGCAAAGGATGGCCCCGAGGGAGACGAAACACACGTTTCTACCCGAGTTATGGGTACACACGGCTATGCTGCCCCTGAATACCTCATGACag GTCATTTAACTGCAGCAAGTGATGTTTATAGCTTTGGAGTTGTACTGTTGGAGCTTCTAACAGGTCGGAAATCAATGGACAAGAGTCGTCCAAACCGTGAGCAAAACCTAGCCGACTGGGCTAGGCCTCAACTCAAGTGTCATCGGAAACTCAATCGAATAATAGACCCGAGACTCGAAGGGCAATACTCAGAATTCGGATTAGAAAAGGCAGCCGAATTGGCTTATCAATGTCTTAGCCATAGGCCTAAAGCAAGGCCAAATATGAGCACGATTGTTAAAACTCTCGAGCCATTAGTGGACTTCAACGATGTACAAATTGGACCCTTTGTGTACACTGCTCCAAAAGAAGAGAAAAAGGAAAGTAAAAAAGATGTGAATGGACATCATCATAGCCATAATTATGAAAGAAACAGGACGAAATCGCCCTTGTCTCCGCATGTAGTTCATTCGGACCCAAATGTACATCATCGGAGTGTCGGGTTGTGGCCTAGTTCTCCAATGCAACAACAAAGATTAAAAAGAGGATAG